A single Bacillus sp. (in: firmicutes) DNA region contains:
- a CDS encoding toluene hydroxylase, producing MSTNQSSQIKPIREKPFTWDTKNEYEEVTLRMQTYMHFHYRHIFDERDYELYDPRYTRIRSTDWEAFRDPKRYWYTTYIRDRKNLAIEVENGFNNAKELGIIENLPSHWANALREIYTPLRHIEYGENVQMQHVIRYALGTPIEQCATFQAYDKTGRAQWITLWAMNMQDHHGNFLDNSKEILLNEPAYQPLRSYAEELLVTDDWAEVILAENLTLDLLLGNLMYKHLTKEAGKHNDYHLSILNLTINKQMKWQADWAFALFKHFANDKPASRWDYLKSLGYEDWPGDYRWGRTITDPRETPEEEKSNLEIIQEWIEKWYPKAYQAVLALTPLFEKHNLGINVEETLMQIEEEDIMPLYKKAGIPFTCATSAI from the coding sequence ATGAGTACAAATCAATCATCACAAATCAAACCGATTCGTGAAAAACCATTTACATGGGATACGAAAAATGAATATGAAGAAGTTACGTTGCGAATGCAAACGTATATGCATTTTCATTATCGTCATATTTTTGATGAAAGAGACTACGAACTTTATGATCCGCGCTACACAAGAATTCGCTCTACAGATTGGGAAGCATTTAGAGATCCGAAACGCTATTGGTATACAACGTACATCCGTGATCGGAAGAATCTAGCAATTGAAGTAGAGAATGGCTTCAATAATGCGAAAGAGCTCGGAATAATTGAAAATCTTCCTTCACACTGGGCCAATGCCTTACGAGAGATTTATACACCATTGCGCCATATCGAATATGGAGAAAATGTCCAAATGCAGCATGTGATCCGCTATGCATTAGGGACACCGATTGAGCAATGCGCGACATTCCAAGCTTATGATAAAACGGGCCGTGCCCAATGGATTACACTATGGGCGATGAATATGCAAGATCATCATGGTAATTTCCTTGATAATAGTAAAGAAATTCTATTAAATGAACCTGCCTATCAGCCATTGCGTAGCTATGCTGAAGAATTATTAGTAACAGATGATTGGGCGGAAGTCATTTTAGCGGAAAACCTTACTTTAGATCTTTTATTGGGGAATTTAATGTATAAACATTTGACGAAAGAAGCGGGCAAGCATAATGATTATCATCTTTCAATCTTGAATTTGACAATTAATAAACAAATGAAATGGCAGGCTGATTGGGCTTTTGCTTTATTTAAACATTTTGCCAATGATAAACCAGCAAGCCGTTGGGATTATTTGAAGTCATTAGGATACGAAGACTGGCCTGGCGATTATCGTTGGGGTAGGACAATTACTGACCCGCGTGAAACTCCGGAGGAAGAAAAGAGCAATTTAGAAATCATTCAAGAATGGATAGAGAAATGGTATCCAAAAGCTTATCAAGCTGTGTTGGCACTTACGCCATTATTTGAAAAACATAATCTTGGCATCAATGTAGAAGAGACATTGATGCAGATAGAGGAAGAGGATATTATGCCGCTTTACAAAAAAGCAGGAATCCCATTTACTTGTGCAACATCCGCAATATAA
- a CDS encoding hotdog fold thioesterase translates to MDAKILEKVTKDPYANFLGITVDEVKEGYAKVSMNITGDMLNIHNTVNGGVIFSLADVAFAIASNTYEQTAVGINVNMNFIAAGFTGDKLIAIAEEVSKNPKLGFYRMEVRNESAQLLATAEGMVYRKKK, encoded by the coding sequence ATGGATGCAAAAATTCTTGAAAAAGTGACGAAAGATCCTTATGCCAATTTTCTAGGCATAACAGTTGATGAGGTGAAGGAAGGCTATGCAAAGGTTTCGATGAATATTACGGGCGACATGCTTAATATCCATAATACTGTTAATGGTGGCGTAATTTTTTCGCTAGCTGATGTTGCCTTTGCCATCGCAAGCAATACGTACGAACAAACAGCGGTTGGAATTAATGTCAATATGAATTTTATCGCGGCAGGCTTTACTGGCGACAAATTAATTGCAATTGCAGAAGAAGTATCGAAAAATCCGAAATTAGGATTTTATCGTATGGAAGTAAGAAATGAAAGTGCCCAATTACTAGCAACTGCTGAAGGCATGGTATATCGCAAAAAGAAATAA
- a CDS encoding ABC transporter substrate-binding protein — protein MKKWLNFGVIFLLVGMILTACGGQQQTGNTTQPANDNKGEATTEAPEVYKIGAIYSKTGPASPLGEPEWNATLLLEEEINANGGINGVPVKILLADDESKQEKAIEEMNRFIHDEKVDIIIGTSTTGPSLAMKGLAMENQIPMISAAAAVQIVEPAEESTWVFKTPHSDVHAVTRVYMYLEEQGMKKIATLSDSNAYGSAGLEQLKALAGDFGLEITASESYNTNDTDMSAQLTKINSSGAEALIVWGTNPGPAIVAKNMKELGIKIPYIGSHGIANNTFIELAEGGAEGVVIPTGKLLFPTQIEENDPQYEVIKNFYDAYTAKFSGEPTNFGSYGYDNVLLAVDALKAVGNDKEAIRNYLETKVQGFVGATGTFTFSEKDHNGLSADSMVLAEVKDGKWVIKK, from the coding sequence ATGAAAAAATGGTTAAATTTTGGGGTTATTTTTCTTTTAGTAGGAATGATTCTTACTGCATGTGGAGGTCAGCAACAAACAGGCAACACTACTCAGCCTGCAAATGATAATAAAGGTGAAGCAACAACAGAGGCACCAGAAGTCTACAAAATCGGTGCGATTTATTCAAAAACTGGACCTGCTAGTCCGCTAGGCGAGCCTGAATGGAATGCGACTTTATTACTTGAAGAAGAAATTAATGCTAATGGCGGAATTAATGGTGTACCAGTCAAGATTCTTCTAGCAGATGATGAATCGAAGCAAGAAAAGGCAATTGAAGAAATGAATCGTTTCATTCATGACGAAAAGGTTGATATTATCATTGGGACTTCAACAACTGGGCCAAGTTTAGCGATGAAAGGCTTGGCTATGGAAAATCAAATTCCAATGATTTCGGCAGCAGCTGCTGTACAAATTGTTGAGCCTGCCGAGGAATCAACATGGGTATTTAAGACACCACATTCTGATGTACATGCTGTAACACGTGTTTATATGTATCTTGAGGAGCAAGGTATGAAGAAAATTGCTACTTTATCTGATTCCAATGCCTATGGTTCAGCTGGACTAGAACAACTTAAAGCATTAGCAGGGGATTTTGGGTTAGAGATCACAGCTTCTGAATCATACAATACAAATGATACAGACATGAGTGCCCAATTAACGAAAATAAATAGTTCCGGCGCCGAGGCTCTTATTGTTTGGGGTACAAATCCAGGGCCTGCGATTGTTGCAAAAAATATGAAAGAGCTTGGTATTAAAATTCCTTATATTGGAAGTCACGGCATTGCCAATAATACATTTATTGAGCTTGCTGAAGGCGGTGCTGAGGGAGTTGTAATTCCAACTGGTAAACTATTATTCCCGACGCAAATAGAAGAAAATGACCCGCAATATGAAGTTATTAAAAACTTCTATGATGCTTACACTGCAAAATTTTCAGGGGAGCCAACAAACTTCGGTTCCTATGGTTATGACAATGTATTGTTAGCAGTGGATGCACTAAAAGCTGTCGGAAATGACAAAGAAGCAATCAGAAATTATTTAGAAACAAAAGTCCAAGGTTTTGTAGGGGCAACAGGAACATTTACATTCTCTGAAAAAGATCATAATGGTTTATCCGCTGATAGCATGGTGTTAGCAGAAGTAAAAGATGGAAAATGGGTTATTAAAAAATAA
- a CDS encoding ABC transporter ATP-binding protein, translating to MIKRIDHDRLLEVKNLHFSYGPIKALNNVSFHVNKGEIVALLGANGAGKTTLLQTISGLYNAEAGEILFKGEAIHKLSAEKIVRRHLIHVPEHRQVFSTMSVIDNLHLGAFHHYHKTKRKNVNEEIQKLFEIFPILEERKNQLAGTLSGGQQQMLAIARAIMSKPELLLLDEPSLGLAPLIVKEVLELAKNLRDHYDTTVLLIEQNVFASLKISDRAYVMQHGEIVKEGRAKELLHDEKIKEAFLGHAVG from the coding sequence ATGATTAAAAGGATTGATCATGACAGATTGCTAGAAGTGAAAAACTTACATTTTAGTTATGGTCCGATAAAAGCGCTTAATAATGTGTCCTTTCATGTGAATAAGGGGGAAATCGTTGCCTTATTGGGGGCAAATGGAGCTGGAAAAACGACGTTATTGCAAACAATCTCAGGGCTGTATAATGCCGAAGCCGGTGAAATTCTTTTCAAAGGTGAGGCGATACATAAGCTATCAGCTGAAAAAATTGTTAGGCGCCATCTAATCCATGTTCCTGAGCATCGCCAAGTATTTTCAACGATGAGCGTAATTGATAATTTACATCTTGGTGCCTTTCATCATTATCATAAAACAAAAAGGAAAAATGTGAATGAAGAGATTCAAAAGCTCTTTGAAATTTTCCCGATTTTGGAGGAAAGAAAAAATCAGCTTGCCGGAACATTATCAGGTGGGCAGCAACAAATGCTGGCAATTGCTAGAGCGATTATGTCAAAGCCTGAATTATTACTTTTAGATGAACCATCATTAGGATTAGCACCGCTAATTGTAAAAGAGGTGCTAGAGTTAGCGAAAAATTTGCGTGACCACTATGATACGACAGTGTTATTAATTGAGCAAAATGTATTTGCCTCTCTAAAGATATCTGACCGTGCTTATGTGATGCAGCATGGCGAAATTGTAAAAGAAGGGCGTGCAAAAGAGTTATTACATGATGAAAAAATAAAAGAAGCTTTTTTAGGTCATGCCGTAGGATAA
- a CDS encoding ABC transporter ATP-binding protein produces the protein MKSLLEVTNLTKSFGGVVANRDVSFTLEEGLIVGLIGPNGAGKSTMFNMLSTVFPPTSGEIKYKGKRIDRLPSYKVCELGISRTFQNIQVFKNMTVLENVMVGHHSRTKSGMLAAALRLPIAKKEEKTIYSAAMEQIKFVGLEDIYDVSAGSLPLGKLRLLELARALATKPELLLLDEIAAGLNHQETLEMSQLIKKIRDKGISIFVVEHDMDLVMGICNKIIVLDQGMKIAEGTPKEIQNNEKVIAAYLGEEDEEKIEVTG, from the coding sequence ATGAAAAGCTTGCTAGAGGTTACTAATTTAACGAAAAGCTTCGGAGGTGTCGTCGCAAATCGTGATGTTTCATTTACGCTTGAAGAAGGCTTAATCGTCGGTTTAATTGGTCCAAACGGGGCTGGAAAAAGTACAATGTTTAATATGTTATCTACGGTATTTCCACCAACTTCAGGTGAGATTAAATATAAAGGGAAAAGAATTGATAGGCTGCCATCTTACAAAGTATGTGAATTAGGGATTTCAAGAACATTCCAAAATATACAAGTGTTCAAAAATATGACAGTGTTGGAAAATGTGATGGTTGGTCATCATTCAAGGACAAAATCAGGGATGCTCGCTGCGGCCTTACGCTTGCCTATTGCCAAAAAGGAGGAAAAAACCATTTATAGTGCAGCAATGGAGCAGATTAAATTTGTTGGACTTGAAGATATATATGATGTGAGCGCAGGAAGTTTACCGTTAGGAAAACTTCGTTTGCTAGAATTAGCAAGGGCGTTAGCTACTAAACCTGAACTATTATTATTAGATGAGATTGCCGCAGGTTTGAACCATCAGGAAACACTTGAAATGAGTCAATTAATAAAGAAAATTCGTGACAAAGGCATTTCTATCTTTGTAGTAGAACATGATATGGATTTAGTGATGGGTATTTGTAACAAGATTATCGTTCTTGATCAAGGGATGAAGATTGCAGAAGGAACCCCAAAGGAAATTCAAAACAATGAAAAAGTTATTGCAGCGTATCTCGGTGAAGAAGATGAGGAAAAAATTGAGGTGACAGGATGA
- a CDS encoding branched-chain amino acid ABC transporter permease: MLEKEDCSLKGLQKTSWLGLLVFVLLVAIFPLLITQSFYITKATFAGIYTIVAVSLGLLMGFAGQISLGHAAFYGVGAYTTAVLTTTYHFNPWVGLIFAIVLPAAVAFLIGFTMSRLSGYYLAMATLAFGIIVHVLLVEWKDVTKGASGLYGIPKVSLFGYTFMSGVPYFYFVWAFAMIVIIISLNIIHSRIGRALRSIHGSEIAASAMGVDAGKYKMQVFIIGAMFSGLAGWLMAHMSYSISPTSFTLETSIIFLAMVVLGGSISIWGAVVGSLLITLIGIIVKILGEYIPFITSDFEHVLYGLILMAVVIFLPKGLFPTVVQVFRSWLAKSKKIKVSENM, encoded by the coding sequence ATGTTGGAAAAGGAGGACTGTAGTTTGAAAGGTCTCCAAAAAACAAGCTGGCTTGGCTTACTCGTATTCGTGTTGCTCGTTGCCATTTTTCCGTTGCTTATTACTCAATCCTTTTATATTACAAAAGCAACCTTTGCTGGCATCTATACAATCGTTGCCGTTAGTTTAGGACTGTTAATGGGCTTTGCTGGTCAAATTTCTTTAGGACATGCAGCTTTTTACGGAGTAGGTGCCTATACAACCGCTGTATTGACAACAACTTATCACTTTAATCCTTGGGTAGGGTTGATTTTTGCTATCGTACTTCCAGCTGCTGTTGCCTTCCTGATTGGTTTTACAATGTCACGCTTAAGCGGATATTACTTAGCAATGGCTACACTTGCGTTTGGGATTATTGTCCATGTTTTATTAGTTGAATGGAAGGATGTCACAAAAGGTGCATCTGGCCTGTACGGAATTCCAAAGGTGTCTCTTTTTGGCTATACCTTCATGTCAGGGGTCCCTTATTTTTATTTCGTATGGGCTTTTGCGATGATTGTCATTATTATTTCTTTAAATATTATTCACTCAAGAATCGGGCGTGCGCTCCGTTCCATTCATGGCAGTGAGATTGCCGCGAGCGCCATGGGTGTTGATGCTGGCAAATATAAAATGCAAGTGTTCATAATAGGAGCGATGTTCTCAGGATTAGCAGGCTGGCTTATGGCTCATATGAGCTATAGCATTTCTCCGACTTCTTTCACACTGGAAACCTCGATTATTTTTCTAGCGATGGTTGTTTTAGGAGGAAGTATTAGCATCTGGGGGGCAGTTGTTGGTTCTCTCTTAATTACGTTAATCGGCATCATTGTTAAGATTCTTGGAGAATATATCCCTTTTATTACAAGTGATTTTGAGCATGTACTTTATGGGCTTATATTAATGGCTGTTGTTATTTTTCTCCCAAAAGGCTTATTTCCGACAGTTGTGCAAGTATTCCGATCTTGGCTTGCAAAATCAAAGAAAATTAAAGTCTCTGAAAATATGTAA
- a CDS encoding branched-chain amino acid ABC transporter permease, translating to MGELLQFLITGLTIGSIYAIVALGFVTVYSVTKVINLAQGEFVMLGGMTMFTLLSMGVPYFIAFFLTIVIVVILGYLLELTVIRRARKADALSLIILTIGASIFVRGMGSIVWGKNPVKIEPFMNNEPIAIFGAAITPQSIWVMVILLICVTLLYFIMERTMIGKAFRACSANPLAARLMSISPTKMSSFSFILSAALGAIAGLAIAPILFPAYDMGSMLGIKGFSASILGGLGSAPGAVLGGLILGLMESLGAGYISSGMKDAIVFTVILIILLIRPYGILGEKNVGKGGL from the coding sequence TTGGGGGAGCTTTTGCAATTTTTGATTACTGGCTTAACAATCGGTAGTATTTACGCGATCGTTGCCTTAGGTTTTGTAACAGTATATAGCGTAACAAAGGTCATTAATTTAGCCCAGGGAGAATTTGTAATGTTGGGCGGCATGACAATGTTCACCCTACTTTCGATGGGAGTGCCATATTTTATAGCATTTTTTTTAACAATTGTGATAGTTGTTATTCTAGGCTATTTATTAGAATTAACTGTCATTCGAAGGGCGCGAAAAGCGGATGCGTTAAGTTTAATTATTTTAACAATTGGCGCCTCTATTTTTGTCCGCGGAATGGGAAGTATTGTTTGGGGGAAAAATCCAGTAAAAATCGAGCCGTTTATGAATAATGAACCAATTGCTATTTTCGGTGCTGCGATTACCCCGCAAAGTATATGGGTAATGGTTATTCTGCTCATTTGTGTAACGTTATTATATTTTATAATGGAAAGAACGATGATTGGCAAAGCTTTCCGCGCCTGTTCCGCTAACCCATTGGCTGCGAGATTAATGAGTATAAGCCCAACAAAAATGTCATCCTTTTCCTTTATATTAAGCGCTGCACTTGGCGCCATTGCTGGACTTGCTATCGCACCAATCCTATTTCCAGCCTATGACATGGGGTCGATGCTAGGGATTAAAGGTTTTTCAGCAAGTATACTTGGAGGATTAGGTAGCGCCCCAGGTGCTGTACTCGGCGGTCTAATTCTTGGGTTAATGGAATCTTTAGGTGCCGGCTATATTAGTTCAGGAATGAAAGATGCCATTGTATTTACCGTTATTTTAATCATTTTATTAATACGCCCATATGGAATCTTAGGCGAAAAGAATGTTGGAAAAGGAGGACTGTAG
- a CDS encoding nitronate monooxygenase — translation MSILCSVLGIKYPVFQGGMGNISNARLTSAVSEAGGLGTIGAGTMTPEELEQIILQTKDITDKPFAVNIAIGVSPYVEELIQLVIKHHVPVVSLSAGDPSPYVGRLHDRGIKVVTVVGSVHHAEKAERAGTDVIVAEGYEAAGINSNYESTTLTLIPQIVDKVKVPVVAAGGIADGRGLAAMLMLGASGVQIGTRFITTKEAPFSDAYKNRIVAATDVDTVIVGRSVNRVRRVLKTPYAKKLLDFEQDEDYTLEKFSELTSEKYHKIGAVDGNLEEGFINGGQISGLINDIPTVKEFIERMIEEANQAMKVPSTLCEIK, via the coding sequence ATGAGTATATTGTGTTCGGTTTTAGGAATTAAATATCCAGTATTCCAAGGTGGTATGGGCAATATTAGCAATGCTAGATTAACATCGGCAGTATCAGAAGCTGGGGGATTAGGGACGATAGGTGCTGGTACAATGACACCGGAAGAGCTTGAGCAAATAATTTTACAAACGAAAGATATAACAGATAAACCGTTCGCCGTGAATATTGCAATAGGTGTTTCGCCATACGTAGAAGAATTAATACAATTAGTAATCAAACATCATGTACCGGTTGTTTCTTTATCGGCTGGAGACCCATCACCATATGTAGGAAGATTACATGATAGAGGGATTAAAGTCGTAACAGTGGTTGGTTCTGTACATCATGCTGAGAAGGCAGAAAGGGCTGGGACGGATGTCATTGTTGCAGAGGGGTATGAGGCAGCAGGGATTAATTCAAACTATGAAAGTACAACATTAACATTAATTCCGCAAATTGTTGATAAAGTAAAAGTACCTGTTGTAGCTGCCGGAGGTATTGCTGATGGCCGTGGCTTGGCAGCAATGCTGATGCTAGGTGCAAGCGGCGTTCAAATTGGTACTCGTTTCATTACAACAAAGGAAGCTCCTTTCAGTGATGCATATAAGAATAGAATAGTAGCGGCAACAGATGTAGATACGGTCATCGTTGGGCGCTCTGTAAACCGAGTGCGAAGAGTTTTGAAAACACCGTATGCGAAGAAACTATTAGATTTCGAACAGGACGAAGATTATACACTTGAAAAATTTAGTGAACTCACGAGTGAAAAATACCATAAAATCGGTGCGGTCGATGGTAATCTGGAGGAAGGCTTCATTAATGGTGGGCAAATTTCGGGATTAATCAATGATATCCCAACTGTAAAAGAATTTATAGAGAGGATGATAGAGGAAGCGAATCAAGCTATGAAAGTTCCAAGTACATTATGTGAGATAAAATAA
- a CDS encoding gamma carbonic anhydrase family protein: MLYPYKNKMPKIDETVFIAPGARIIGDVTVGKESSIWFNAVLRGDEAPIHIGERCSIQDNSTCHLYEGQPLIVGDDVTVGHNVILHGCKINNGALIGMGSTILDGAEIGEFTIIGANTLIPPGKKIPPRSLVVGSPGKVVRELNESDYELLKLSVETYVQKGKEYKEQLSL; the protein is encoded by the coding sequence ATGCTTTATCCGTATAAAAATAAAATGCCGAAAATTGACGAAACTGTCTTTATCGCACCAGGTGCTAGAATAATAGGGGATGTAACAGTTGGAAAGGAATCTAGCATTTGGTTTAATGCTGTCTTAAGAGGGGATGAAGCCCCAATCCATATTGGGGAAAGATGCAGTATTCAAGATAATTCGACATGCCATTTATATGAGGGGCAGCCTCTTATCGTAGGTGATGATGTAACCGTAGGCCATAATGTCATCTTACATGGCTGTAAAATTAACAATGGAGCATTAATCGGGATGGGCTCCACTATTTTAGATGGTGCTGAAATCGGTGAATTTACTATTATCGGAGCGAATACATTAATTCCTCCCGGTAAAAAAATACCACCACGTTCACTTGTGGTAGGTTCTCCAGGAAAAGTAGTGCGCGAATTAAACGAGAGTGATTATGAGTTGCTAAAGCTTTCCGTAGAGACCTATGTCCAAAAGGGAAAGGAATATAAAGAGCAGTTGTCATTGTAA
- a CDS encoding matrixin family metalloprotease — protein sequence MIKKTLLTALTVASLTFALSVPAFAKSYITSWHLVDSGKHLDYAGDSIYMSHINTGASIWNGYKSGVIRPDTISTIEDVYVSDINIANGNTGLTYPSGKIEMNKFYLKDSTSTQRTNTATHELGHALGLAHSTSSDIMGPSQTSITTLSANDKESYDESYKRY from the coding sequence ATGATAAAAAAAACATTGTTAACTGCATTAACAGTCGCATCATTAACATTTGCTTTAAGCGTACCTGCTTTCGCTAAATCGTATATTACGAGCTGGCATTTAGTCGATTCAGGTAAACATCTTGATTATGCTGGAGATAGTATTTATATGAGCCACATTAATACTGGTGCTTCTATATGGAATGGTTATAAAAGCGGCGTAATAAGACCTGATACCATTTCTACCATAGAAGATGTTTATGTTAGCGATATAAATATCGCAAACGGTAATACAGGTCTTACTTACCCAAGCGGAAAAATCGAAATGAATAAGTTTTATTTAAAGGATTCTACTTCTACTCAAAGAACAAACACGGCTACTCACGAACTTGGACACGCACTTGGATTAGCTCATAGCACATCAAGCGATATCATGGGTCCTAGCCAAACAAGTATAACAACTTTATCCGCAAATGATAAAGAATCTTATGATGAGTCATATAAAAGATATTAA
- a CDS encoding accessory gene regulator B family protein — MITNFSSFLGKWIWARNLNPQYGVQSISYGIEILIRGLIKLIVILAIGLLLDNIFLPLLAGVSFGLLRVFSGGYHAKTFTKCLLISSFIIYSSVILSIVMTENLSSLMGYIVIVAASLLTFTLIARFGPKITKRVYIIDNRSIFKKRALLIVIFGTILSLCFFSIYPNVSLTIQFAMAFQSLSLINNNQNRTQEEIK; from the coding sequence TTGATTACAAATTTTTCTTCTTTTTTAGGAAAATGGATTTGGGCAAGGAATTTAAATCCACAATATGGGGTGCAATCTATTTCATATGGTATTGAGATTCTTATAAGGGGATTGATAAAACTTATAGTAATTCTTGCTATAGGATTGTTATTAGATAATATTTTTTTGCCCTTACTAGCGGGAGTCTCTTTTGGGTTGCTGCGAGTATTTTCTGGCGGATACCATGCTAAAACTTTTACAAAATGTCTTCTAATCTCGTCCTTCATAATTTACTCATCAGTAATACTATCTATTGTCATGACAGAGAATCTATCCTCTTTAATGGGATATATAGTAATAGTAGCTGCTTCTTTATTAACATTTACCTTAATTGCTAGATTTGGGCCAAAAATTACGAAAAGAGTCTATATTATTGATAACCGTTCTATTTTTAAAAAAAGAGCCTTGTTAATTGTTATATTTGGAACTATCTTAAGCTTATGTTTTTTTAGTATATATCCTAACGTTTCATTAACAATCCAGTTTGCTATGGCTTTCCAATCCTTATCTTTAATAAATAATAATCAAAACCGAACACAGGAGGAGATAAAATGA
- a CDS encoding cyclic lactone autoinducer peptide yields the protein MKLSHFFTSIATLLVTIAKTEASAASFFLVYDTKVPKELQTKVRKNH from the coding sequence ATGAAACTTTCACATTTTTTTACAAGTATAGCTACTTTATTAGTAACAATCGCGAAAACCGAAGCATCAGCTGCAAGCTTCTTTTTAGTATATGACACCAAAGTGCCGAAAGAGTTGCAAACTAAAGTTAGAAAAAATCATTAA
- a CDS encoding GHKL domain-containing protein, translating into MTFQLVTEGVIFLIISLLFPKIPDDLLVVEIAVGSYIVVLISAWIIYRKNIIIYYFDSKANYLSNYYIKPILTAILFQVFFVMLIVIGWLNHPSSYLPLTAALIVLSTSALILSFLIKYGEKIYTNDVLLAENVHIKNLEDLLTSIRIQRHDFNNHLQVISQLTFNQSYNELEKYLIELETHNYSNNLALSIPNPAVAALLKAKEDIAQRKGIKLIIDIASTTSFAMEMKMYELIEIMGNLINNAIEAEEQNIADEKKIFITINTLYESIFVFSVHNKSSVIKMENQDKIFIKGYTSKDNHQGLGFHSVMTTLRKYAGHLELNSNSTHGTEVIVFIPLHKKRGLFK; encoded by the coding sequence TTGACGTTTCAATTAGTTACAGAAGGTGTAATTTTTCTAATTATCTCACTTTTATTTCCCAAAATTCCAGATGACTTATTAGTAGTTGAAATTGCTGTCGGATCATACATTGTTGTCCTAATTTCCGCATGGATTATTTATCGTAAAAATATAATAATCTATTATTTTGATAGTAAAGCTAATTATTTATCAAATTATTATATTAAGCCGATCTTGACTGCCATATTATTTCAAGTTTTTTTTGTCATGCTTATTGTTATCGGCTGGCTTAATCATCCAAGTTCATATTTGCCACTAACTGCCGCATTAATAGTGTTGAGTACTTCTGCTCTAATATTATCCTTTTTAATCAAATACGGCGAAAAAATATACACCAATGATGTACTGCTGGCTGAGAATGTTCATATCAAAAATTTGGAAGACCTTTTAACCTCAATCAGAATACAGAGGCATGATTTCAATAATCATTTGCAGGTCATCAGCCAATTGACATTTAATCAATCATATAATGAATTGGAAAAATACCTTATAGAATTAGAAACACATAATTATAGTAATAATTTAGCTTTAAGCATACCAAATCCAGCGGTCGCTGCACTATTAAAGGCAAAGGAGGATATTGCACAAAGAAAAGGAATTAAACTTATTATTGATATTGCATCAACCACATCTTTTGCTATGGAAATGAAAATGTATGAATTAATCGAAATAATGGGTAATTTAATTAATAATGCAATTGAAGCGGAAGAACAAAATATAGCGGATGAAAAGAAAATATTCATTACAATTAATACGTTATACGAATCAATTTTCGTATTTTCAGTGCATAATAAAAGTTCTGTAATAAAAATGGAAAATCAAGATAAAATTTTCATTAAAGGTTACACCTCAAAGGATAACCATCAAGGCTTAGGTTTTCATAGTGTTATGACTACTTTAAGAAAGTACGCTGGACATTTAGAACTCAATAGTAATTCTACACATGGTACGGAAGTTATTGTCTTCATACCCCTTCATAAAAAGAGAGGTTTATTTAAGTGA